The following proteins are encoded in a genomic region of Diabrotica virgifera virgifera chromosome 1, PGI_DIABVI_V3a:
- the LOC114327111 gene encoding eukaryotic translation initiation factor 3 subunit K → MAEAMKQTVGTMLKGIERYNPDNLPTLERYVEVQSRENSYDLEANLAVLKLYQFNPLSFNIDITCQILLKALTNLPHTDFILCKCLLYDKQLSQEPINQIVYLADILEQCDFQLFWTRIHTMPELFQNITGFVDSIRKFVCHVVGITYQTIERTHLAQLLGDVDDSTLKLWVKKYGWKDMTGNLIFIANQDENIKTKNINEKIDFENVGAIMASCR, encoded by the exons ATGGCCGAAGCAATGAAACAGACCGTCGGGACAATGTTAAAAGGCATTGAAAG GTACAATCCCGACAATTTACCAACTCTAGAACGTTACGTTGAAGTCCAATCTCGAGAAAATTCGTATGACTTGGAGGCCAATTTAGCAGTGCTTAAATTGTATCAATTCAACCCTCTTAGTTTCAACATAGATATTACTTGTCAAATTTTACTTAAAGCCCTTACAAATTTGCCTCACACAGACTTTATCTTGTGCAAATGTCTGCTTTACGATAAACAG ttgtCTCAAGAACCAATCAACCAGATAGTATATTTGGCAGACATTTTGGAACAATGTGATTTCCAGCTTTTCTGGACGAGAATTCACACCATGCCAGAACTGTTCCAGAACATCACCGGCTTTGTAGATTCCATAAGAAAATTTGTCTGCCACGTTGTTGGTATAACGTATCAAACCATCGAGAGAACTCATTTGGCACAACTTCTTGGCGATGTGGATGACAGCACACTTAAACTCTGGGTGAAGAAGTATGGCTGGAAGGACATGACTGGCAATTTGATTTTCATTGCGAACCAGGATGAAAACATTAAGACTAAGAACATCAACGAGAAGATAGATTTTGAAAATGTTGGTGCTATTATGGCATCATGCCGTTAA